From Aspergillus fumigatus Af293 chromosome 5, whole genome shotgun sequence, a single genomic window includes:
- a CDS encoding ERF4 family protein: MSPASPLSNLACCTPPPARFSLPSTFSIPIITIITAPTSDSSGNILASPSAIATATSSAPLSLSSPGSVFIPKTASSTTWEHSHILSSPEAEETSSTRLHRHHNHRSLEPDHRASSSSSQFIEYPTRNSLKKSTLRPKQLQKRTHSLLTTTILRPPAVRLANPVNYVPRITPVTVPHPLQISDEHLPLEAHRDAYPLLTIPERRRSRLSQSPISLVVERSQGEAESGRSSIAVPRGQRRSGTFDRHTAVQEMSEQAELNKNGSQEGKDVRPPERAHLAQDTLADRQGSLGPLHEDRPRHIPSQISLRSQSQIASIPSNTGAPPTGGEADVAEELAWGPAHPCYPHLNPHVPIGSQEYLTTRIIRIRRDWMVKGDLAPTFSNLYPEILDPLLPEQEFRRVIATVNEELIKAFDPFSFRNLLDGALGLVTGWLWEDIGAAGIKSHLQQVEDWLDKWNREVGAKDGVHIWSLRRTAYLSLDIQIPDPKVGIVHSEGMSLPGTRPNSGVGLGF; this comes from the exons ATGTCCCCTGCCTCGCCCCTTTCTAA CCTCGCCTGCTGCACACCACCGCCTGCCCGTTTTTCCCTGCCCTCCACCTTCAGCATCCCTATTATTACTATCATTACTGCTCCGACTAGCGATAGTAGTGGTAATATCCTGGCCTCTCCCTCAGCCATTGCGACGGCTACTTCGTCCGCTCCTCTCTCCCTGTCGTCCCCTGGCTCAGTCTTTATTCCCAAAACGGCGTCTTCAACGACCTGGGAACACTCGCACATACTATCCTCGCCCGAGGCTGAAGAGACTTCCAGTACTCGCCTCCACCGCCATCACAACCACCGATCCCTCGAGCCCGACCACCGtgcctcatcatcctcctcgcagTTTATCGAATATCCCACTCGAAATAGTCTGAAGAAATCCACCCTCCGGCCAAAACAGCTCCAAAAACGAACGCATTCATTGCTCACAACTACCATACTCCGTCCCCCCGCGGTTCGACTTGCTAACCCAGTCAATTACGTACCCCGAATCACCCCCGTCACTGTCCCACATCCGCTGCAGATCTCCGACGAGCACCTGCCTCTCGAAGCGCACCGAGACGCGTATCCGCTTCTGACCATCCCGGAACGACGCCGCAGTCGATTGTCACAGTCTCCAATTAGCTTGGTAGTAGAGCGTAGCCAAGGCGAGGCCGAGAGTGGACGCTCCAGCATCGCAGTGCCTCGAGGGCAGAGGCGCAGTGGCACATTCGATCGCCATACCGCCGTGCAGGAAATGTCCGAACAGGCGGAACTCAACAAAAATGGTTCtcaagagggaaaagacgTCAGGCCGCCGGAACGGGCCCATCTAGCCCAGGATACACTTGCTGATCGGCAGGGATCGTTGGGACCGTTGCATGAGGATCGTCCACGCCATATTCCGTCACAGATTTCTTTGCGTTCACAGTCGCAAATTGCCTCGATTCCATCAAACACAGGCGCGCCACCGACCGGCGGCGAGGCTGATGTCGCTGAGGAGTTGGCATGGGGCCCCGCGCATCCTTGCTACCCTCATCTGAATCCACATGTTCCCATCGGGTCGCAAGAGTATCTCACGACTCGAATTATTCGAATACGACGCGACTGGATGGTGAAGGGAGATCTGGCGCCGACGTTCTCGAACCTCTATCCTGAGATTTTGGACCCGTTACTACCAGAACAGGAGTTTCGGCGGGTGATTGCGACGGTGAATGAGGAACTCATCAAGGCCTTTGATCCGTTCAGTTTCCGCAATCTGCTTGATGGCGCGCTGGGTCTGGTCACAGGTTGGCTGTGGGAAGATATCGGTGCCGCTGGTATCAAGAGCCATCTGCAACAAGTGGAGGACTGGCTTGACAAGTGGAATCGCGAGGTCGGCGCGAAGGACGGGGTACATATATGGAGTCTGCGACGGACGGCATACCTGTCTTTGGACATCCAAATCCCAGATCCCAAGGTTGGCATCGTCCACAGCGAGGGCATGTCATTGCCGGGGACGAGACCAAACAGTGGCGTTGGGCTTGGATTCTAA
- a CDS encoding AP-2 complex subunit mu: MLSGILVFNQKGENLIFRAFRSDCRPRLADIFRIQVISNPQVRSPILTLGSTTFSHVKHENIYLVAVTKSNANAALVFEFLYRLVLLGKSYFGKFDEEAVKNNFVLIYELLDEILDFGYPQNTDPDTLKMYITTEGVKSAIVNNPTDSSRITMQATGALSWRRADVKYRKNEAFVDVIEDVNLLMSATGTVLRADVTGQIVMRAYLSGTPECKFGLNDRLLLDSDSGGGAGPSSSSHAHSGSKATRAAAGSVTLEDCQFHQCVKLGRFDADRIISFVPPDGEFELMRYRATENVNLPFKVHPIVREVGTTKVEYSVAIKANYSSKLFATNVVIRIPTPLNTAKTTERTSQGRAKYEPEHNNIVWKIARFSGGSEYVLTAEATLTSMTNQKAWSRPPLSLSFSLLMFTSSGLLVRYLKVFEKSNYSSVKWVRYMTRAGSYEIRF, encoded by the exons ATGCTCTCCGGCATTCTCGTCTTCAACCAAAAAGGCGAGAATCTCATCTTCCGCGCCTTTCGCAGTGATTGCCGGCCGCGCCTGGCCGACATCTTCCGCATCCAAGTCATTTCCAACCCCCAAGTGCGCTCGCCCATTCTGACGCTGGGATCGACGACGTTCAGCCATGTTAAGCACGAGAATATCTATCTGGTGGCGGTGACTAAGAGCAATGCCAACGCAGCATTGGTGTTTGAATTTCTATACCGGCTGGTGTTGCTGGGGAAGAGCTACTTTGGGAAGTTTGACGAGGAGGCCGTCAAGAATAATTTTGTTTTGATTTATGAGTTGCTGGATG AAATCCTCGACTTTGGCTATCCCCAAAACACCGACCCGGACACGCTCAAGATGTACATCACAACGGAGGGCGTCAAGTCTGCCATCGTCAACAACCCCACGGACTCGAGCCGGATCACAATGCAAGCAACAGGCGCGCTCTCCTGGCGCCGTGCAGACGTCAAGTACCGCAAGAACGAAGCCTTCGTAGACGTCATCGAAGACGTGAACCTGCTCATGTCCGCCACGGGCACCGTGCTCCGCGCCGACGTCACCGGCCAGATCGTCATGCGCGCCTACCTCTCCGGCACCCCGGAGTGCAAGTTCGGGCTGAACGaccgccttctcctcgacagcgacagcggcggcggtgctggcccatcctcgtcctcgcaCGCCCACTCTGGCAGCAAAGCAACCCGCGCGGCTGCCGGCTCCGTCACGCTGGAAGACTGCCAGTTCCACCAGTGCGTGAAACTGGGCCGCTTTGACGCGGACCGCATCATCTCGTTTGTGCCGCCGGACGGCGAGTTCGAGCTGATGCGGTACCGCGCCACGGAGAACGTCAATCTCCCCTTCAAGGTGCACCCGATCGTGCGGGAGGTCGGCACCACCAAGGTGGAGTACAGCGTCGCCATCAAGGCGAACTACAGCTCGAAGCTGTTCGCGACGAATGTCGTCATCCGCATCCCGACACCGCTGAACACGGCCAAGACGACCGAGCGGACGAGCCAGGGGCGCGCCAAGTACGAGCCGGAGCATAACAATATCGTCTGGAAGATTGCACGGTTCTCCGGCGGCAGCGAGTATGTGCTTACGGCGGAGGCGACGCTGACGAGCATGACGAATCAGAAGGCGTGGAGCCGGCCGCCGCTGAGTCTGTCGTTCAGTCTGTTGATGTTCACCAGTAGTGGGTTGCTGGTGCGGTATCTCAAAGTGTTTGAGAAGAGCAACTACAGTAGTGTCAAGTGGGTGCGGTATATGACTCGTGCGGGCAGCTATGAAATCAG GTTCTAG